The genomic stretch GCGTCGATTCCAAGCTAGACCGAAGGGTCTACACATCGGCACACCGAGACGCAAAAGGTCCACATACAAGACCGAGCGCCGATCCTCCGAAGAAGACCGGCGCCCGGCGAGACCGTCTGCATCGACCGGTCAGGCCGCCGACACTCCCTCGGCGTTCACATTGGCCGACTTCGCCACGCCGATCAGCACGACGGCGCCCAGCACGCCCGATACCACCGACGCGGCCAGGATGCCCACCTTCGCGCTGTCCAGCAGCGGCCCGGCGCCGAACGCTAGGTTGGCGATGAAGATGGACATCGTGAACCCGATGCCGGTCAGGAAGCTGACGCCCATCACGTGCCGCCACGTCACGCCCGACGGCAGCGCCGCCAGCCCGGTCTTGACGGCCAGGTACGCCAGCGCCATCACGCCCAGCGGCTTGCCGACGACCAGGCCCAGCATCACGCCGAGGGCGACGGTGTCGGTGACGAGCGCCGCCGCGCCCGCGCCGAGCGCGACCCCCGCGTTGGCGAGCGCGAACACGGGCATGATGAAAAAGGCCACCAGTCCGTGGAGCCCGTGCTCCAGCCGCTGCAGTGGCGTCTCGATCTGCTCGCACGCCTTCTCCAGGCTGTGGACGGCGTGCATCTGGTCCGGCGTCGGCGTGGAGCCCCCGACGGTGAGCCCGGCCGCGAACTGCGCCAGCAGGCCGTCCGCCCGCTCGGCGAACTCGACCTCGTCGATCTTGCGCGTCGCCGGGATCGTGAGCGCCACCAGCACGCCCGCGATGGTCGCGTGGACGCCCGACTTCAGCATCAGCACCCAGACCGCGAGGCCGATCAGCCCGTACACCGCCGGGCGCTGGATGCCCAGCCGGTTGACGACCACCAGCACGCCCACCAGCACCAGCGAGCCCACCAGCGCCGCCAGGTTCAGCTCGGCGGTGTAGAACAGCGCGATCACGACGACCGCGCCGAGGTCGTCCACGATGGCGACGGCCGTCAGGAACACCTTCAGCGCCAGCGGCGCGCGGCTGCCCAGCAGCGCCAGCACGCCCAGCGCGAACGCGATGTCGGTCGCCATCGGGATGCCCCAGCCCGTGACCTTGTCAGAGCCCAGGTTGACCACCGTGTAGAGCAGCGCCGGCACCACCATGCCGCCGAGTGCCGCCGCGATGGCGAGCGCCGCCTTGCGCGGCTCGGCCAGTTCCCCGGCCAGCACCTCGCGCTTGATCTCCAGGCCGACGACGAAGAAGAAGATGGCCATCAGCCCGTCGTTGACCCACAGAAGGAGGGGCTTCGAGATTTCGAAGCTCCCCGCGCCCACGGTCACGTACGTGCCCCACAGGTCGTTGTAGGCGCCCACCAGCGGGCTGTTGGCCCAGACGAGGGCGACGGCGGCAGCGGCGAGCAAGAGGATGCCGCCTGCGGCCTCGGTCTTGAAGAAGGACTGGAACGGTCGAAGAAGGGTCTGCATGAGAGAGTCGGAAGGACGCGCCCGCGCGTCGGAGACACGGGGCGGAGGGGGCGCCGGCAAGGTCGGCGAAAGAGGGTAGCCGCCCCACCTCGGGGCGACCCAGGAATCAGGCACCCCGCGCCACGCGCGGGGCCACTACGCACGCGGCGGTGGCGTCCCGACCGTCCGCTCCGCCGACACGGCGGTCGTGCGCTCCCCCTGCATCTCGATGCGGTCGTCCCGGCCAGTGGCCACGCAGGGCCAGACGATGGCCTCCTCTCCCCCGGTCTCCGGCTCGGCGTCGGCCGGGGCCTCGGGAGCGACCGGGCACTCCGTCGCCACCTCTGCCGGCATCGCCGCCCACACCAGCTCGACTCCGCCGCAAAGGACGAGGAGCACCAGGGCGAGCAGGGACCAGCGGAGCGTCATCGGCAGGGTGCAACGGTCGCTCCCGTGCCGGGTTGCGCCCACGGCCCGACCTTCGCCGACACTCCCCGACCGAGGTCAGAGCGAACGCAGGAAGGCGACCAGCGCCTCGCGCTCGGCTCGGTTCAACTGGCGGAACCGCTCGCGCGCGACCTCCGCCTCACCGCCATGCCACAGGATGGCCTCCACGACACCCCGCGCCCGGCCGTCGTGCAGCAACTCCTCCCGCCCGTTGACGACGCTCGTCAGGCCCAGCCCCCACAACGGCGGCGTACGCCACTCCGAGCCACTCGCCCGGAAGTCCGGTCGGCCATCGGCCAGTCCCGGGCCCATGTCGTGCAGCAGCAGGTCGGTGTACGGACGGATCGTCTGCCCGCCCACCGCGGGGACGCCCGGCAGCGTGCCGGTCGTCAGGCGCGGGACGTGGCACGAGGCGCACCCGACAGAGGCGAACAAACGCTCGCCCTCGCGCACCTGGGGGTCGCCGAGGCCGCGCCGCGCCGGGACGCCCAGCGTCTGCGTGTAGAACGTGACCGCCTCGACGGTCGCCTCGTCCACCTCGACCGAGCCGTCGGCGTTGGGAAAGACCGACGACGCGACGCCCATGTCCTCGGCGTACGCGGTCACCGTCTGCGCCCGCAGGCTCGGCTGGTTGGCCTTCCACCCGAAGCGCCCGAGGCGGACCGACTCGGTGACGGGGTCCCAGACGTAGTTGGCCCGGCCGGACACCTCGCCCGCCGCCGCCTGCGCCTGGACCAGCGCCAGCACGTCGGCCTCAGGAACGGCTTCGAGCAGGCCGAGGCCGAAGACCGGACGCGAGAAGCGAGGCGAGATCTCGGCGACGCCCGCCAGCACGCCTGCGTCGCCCTCGATTCGGTACGTCGGCGCGCGGAGCAAGACGACCTCGCCGTCGGCCAGCGTCTCAGCGCGCTCGTCCCAGGTGACCACGATGCGCCCCTCGGGCGTCGCCCCGACGACGGCGCGGTCCTGGAGTTGGAGGCCCAGGCCGGGGACCGGGGCGGGTCCGCCGTGCGGCCCCCGTCCTCCTGCGCTCAGGCGAAGCAGCAGCGACTCGCGGCTCCGCCCGTCGCGCGCGTGGCAGGCGATGCAAGACGTCTGGTTGAAGACCGGCCCCAGCCCGGCGTTGACCGGGGCGGGCGCCGTCACGAACGTCGCCTCGAACTCGACGTCTCCCTCCAGGTGGAGCGCGAGCGCATCGGCTGTCAGGTTCGGGGCGGGTGTCGAGAAGGCATTGCCCGACGCGTCGAAGACCGTCGTCGCCCCGCCCGCACGGGCCGCATCGGCGTCCGCGTCCTCCGGGTCGGAGGCGTCGCACGCGGAGAGCGCGACGACGACAGCGAGCAGGAGGACGGGACGCAGCATGCTAGCGGAGCGCGGCCGTGACGGGCCCCTCCAGCGTCGCACGCAGGTCGAGGACGGCGTCGATGGCCGCCTGGACCGTCGGCCGCGCGTTGAAGATGGCGTCCGAGAACGGGCCCGGGATCGCCTCGATGGCCGCGATGGCGGCGTCGATCTCGGCGAGCACGCGCGCATCCAGGTCGGCGTCCACCTCCGCGACCAGATCCGTCAGGCCCGGGCCCGTCGCCCCGGCGTAATCGCCGAGGTACACGTTGCGGACGCTCCGGATGTTGTCGGCGAAGTCGGCCAGCGAGTTGCCGCTGAAGCGGGACTCCTCCTCGGCCGTCGAGCGGTCGCCGAACGGACCGCCCAGCTTGCCCGCGCCCACCTCGTCGGTGATGGTCACCAGGCCACCGACCAACTCCTGCACCGCCGCGTTCTGGCTGACGTAGATGCTGCCCGACGTGCCCGCGTTCGCGATCTGGAGCGCGTAGCCGCCGCCGGTCGGGTTCCACAGGGTCGCCAGCGTCCCGGCATCGTCCCGCAGCACGGCCGTTGCCGAGACGAGGTACTGGACCTCACGGTCGGTGAAGTCGGCCGCCTGCTTGGTCCCGTCCTCTCCGTAGAGCAGGTACTCGATGGTGTGGAAGCCGCGGAGCGTCGCCTCCAGCCCGGCGACCGTCGCGGGGGTCAGGTCCGACGACGAGGCCAGCACGGCGTCGAGGTCGGTCCGGTTGACGGGCCAGCTGTCGAGCGACGGGTCCAGGCCCTCCGTGTCGACGGGTCCGAAGAGGAAGCCCTCCGAGAGCTCCCACGGGGCCCGCGTGTCGCGCCACTGCTGGCGGGCCGCCTCGAGCCGCCCCGCGCTGCGATCGTCCGCGAACGCACCGACGGCCGTCACGAGGTCGGCCGCCTCGGCGGCCAGGTCGGCGTAGGTGGCCGTGATCACGTCGGTGGCGACGTTGGAGAGAACCGGCGCGGCGTCGGACTCGCTCTCGGGACCGGTCGACGAGTCGCAGGCGGCGAGGGAGAGGCCGAGGGCGGCGACGAGGAGGGTGCGGGACAGGGTCATGGGGGTGGGATGGGTTAAAACTCGAAGCCGAGGCCGAGCGAGGCCGTGTTCTCGACACGGTCCTCCGTCGTCCCCAGCAGCCGGTGGCTCCAGTGCGCCTTCAAGACGACGGGGCCGACCGGGCGCCAGTTGAGGCCGGCGGTGTACGTGGTGCGCTGCCAGCGCGGGTTGTCGAACACGTCGCCCGTGACGGACGCCATCGTGTCGTAGGTGTCGATCCGCCCGAACACGTCGAGGCGGTCGCCCACGCCGCCGAGCGACGGCACCAGCCGGACCAGGTCGACGCCAGCCTCGATGCCGGCCCCGTAGGCCTGGCTGCCGACGGGCGTCCGGCGCACGCCGAGGGCGTTGGGCAGATTGCGGTTGGCGCGCGACACGGCGTCGGCGTTGCCGAGCCAGCCGACGAGGGCCGCCCCGCGGACCGTCAGCGGACCGCGCTCGACCTGCCCGTGTACGTCCACGATGCCGACCACCGCCGAGCCCTCCAGGTCGGGCCGCGGCCGGTTGTCGGCGCTGTCGCCGACGTAGCCGCTCACGCCGACGCTCGTCTCGTCGGCCAGCGCCACGTCGAGGCGGGCGTGGACGGCGAGGTTCTCGGCGGTCACGGTCTCGAACCGGCTCTGCCCGCCCCGCTGGACCCAGTTGGCCGAGCTGAAGCCGCTCGAATCGAGCCCGTTGACGACGGACAGCACGTAGGCGAACGCGCCGGCCCGGCCGTACGCCTGGACGCCCACCTCGTACCAGTTGCTCGGGATCATCGTGGCCTCGGCCTCGGCCCGCGTCGTGGTGTAGTACTCGTTCGGCTCGTCGTTGACGGCCGCCAGGCCCATCGGCACCTTCACCTTGCCGACGCGGACGCCGAACGACGGGCGGACCGCGAAGTCGACGTTCAACTGCTCCAGCACGACCTCGCCGCCCGCTTCGATCTCCTGCTCGAACTCGCCGAACTCCTCCTGCACGTCGAACTCCAGCGTCGAGCCGGTGCCCGCGTGCTCGATCTCGAACTCGGCCCGCAGCGTCACGCGGTCGGCCAGGCGGACCGACGGGTAGAGCACCAGTCGCTCCACGTCCATCGCCGTCCGCCGCGCCGGGTCGGTGTCCCAGTCGTACGCCGCGTAGTTGACGACGCCGTAGCCGCGCACCTCGAAGCGTGCGGAGGACTCGGAAGCGACCGACGCGGTGTCGGCCGGGAGGCCCTGGGCGTGGGCGGCACTCGCCAGAAGGGCGAGCAGGAAGGCGGATCGCATGGTCGGGGTCGAGGAGAGAGGCAGGCTACCGGCCCAGGCGAGCGCGGAGACCGACCGTGACCGTCCGCGGGAGGCCCGGACGAAGGCCCGCCGGCCGACGCGCCACCAGGTAGGCCTCGTCGGTCAGGTTGACGACGCGGCCCGTCAGCGACAGCCCGCCGGGGAGTGGGGCCTCGGCGACGAGGTCCAGGATGGCGTGCGCTCCGATCCGCTCGGTGTCCGGGATGGTCCCCTGCCCGGCGACGGCCCGCATGTCCGAGACGGCGTTGGCCAGCAATGCCAGCGCCCACCCGTCGCGCTCGACGCCCGCCCGGACGTAGAGGCGGTGGCTCGCCTGGTACGGCAGTTCGTCGCCGACGGCGACCGTGCCCCACGGGCCGAAGTCGCTCTCGAAGGCGCTCTGGAAGCGCGCGTCGGTGTAGGTGTAGGCGACGCGCACGGGCACCGACCATGCGCTGCGGCGCACGACACGGGCCAGATCTGCGGAGGCGCCGACTTCGAGGCCCGACACGTCCACGCGCCCCCCGTTGAACTGGTCGGACGTTCCGCCGCCGCCGGACGCGGCGAGGTCGCTGCCGAGCAGGTTCCGGTAGGCGGTCCGGTAGGCCGCCACCTGGACCTCGATGGCCGGGCCGCCGTAGCGCACGCCGATCTCGCCGTTGACGCTCGACTCGGGCTCGGTCTCCGAACGGCTGTCCGGGGGCGCGAAGCCGCGGTGGAGGCCTCCGAACACGCGCCAGCCGTCGGCCACCTCCACGATGGCCCCGAGGCCGGGGATGAGGGCCGTCACGTTGTTCTCCCGCTCCGTGAGGTCGGCGCCGGTTCGCGTGACGTCGGCCGTGCCGAAGTCCTCACGGCGGAGGCGCACCGACTCCAGGCGCAGGCCGGGCGTCAGGGTGAGCGGGCCCCACTGGGCGTCCGCCTGCACGAAGCCGGCCACGGCGCGGGCACGGTCGACCCGGTTGGCGTCGGTCC from Rubrivirga sp. SAORIC476 encodes the following:
- a CDS encoding di-heme oxidoredictase family protein; its protein translation is MLRPVLLLAVVVALSACDASDPEDADADAARAGGATTVFDASGNAFSTPAPNLTADALALHLEGDVEFEATFVTAPAPVNAGLGPVFNQTSCIACHARDGRSRESLLLRLSAGGRGPHGGPAPVPGLGLQLQDRAVVGATPEGRIVVTWDERAETLADGEVVLLRAPTYRIEGDAGVLAGVAEISPRFSRPVFGLGLLEAVPEADVLALVQAQAAAGEVSGRANYVWDPVTESVRLGRFGWKANQPSLRAQTVTAYAEDMGVASSVFPNADGSVEVDEATVEAVTFYTQTLGVPARRGLGDPQVREGERLFASVGCASCHVPRLTTGTLPGVPAVGGQTIRPYTDLLLHDMGPGLADGRPDFRASGSEWRTPPLWGLGLTSVVNGREELLHDGRARGVVEAILWHGGEAEVARERFRQLNRAEREALVAFLRSL
- a CDS encoding imelysin family protein; this translates as MTLSRTLLVAALGLSLAACDSSTGPESESDAAPVLSNVATDVITATYADLAAEAADLVTAVGAFADDRSAGRLEAARQQWRDTRAPWELSEGFLFGPVDTEGLDPSLDSWPVNRTDLDAVLASSSDLTPATVAGLEATLRGFHTIEYLLYGEDGTKQAADFTDREVQYLVSATAVLRDDAGTLATLWNPTGGGYALQIANAGTSGSIYVSQNAAVQELVGGLVTITDEVGAGKLGGPFGDRSTAEEESRFSGNSLADFADNIRSVRNVYLGDYAGATGPGLTDLVAEVDADLDARVLAEIDAAIAAIEAIPGPFSDAIFNARPTVQAAIDAVLDLRATLEGPVTAALR
- the nhaA gene encoding Na+/H+ antiporter NhaA: MQTLLRPFQSFFKTEAAGGILLLAAAAVALVWANSPLVGAYNDLWGTYVTVGAGSFEISKPLLLWVNDGLMAIFFFVVGLEIKREVLAGELAEPRKAALAIAAALGGMVVPALLYTVVNLGSDKVTGWGIPMATDIAFALGVLALLGSRAPLALKVFLTAVAIVDDLGAVVVIALFYTAELNLAALVGSLVLVGVLVVVNRLGIQRPAVYGLIGLAVWVLMLKSGVHATIAGVLVALTIPATRKIDEVEFAERADGLLAQFAAGLTVGGSTPTPDQMHAVHSLEKACEQIETPLQRLEHGLHGLVAFFIMPVFALANAGVALGAGAAALVTDTVALGVMLGLVVGKPLGVMALAYLAVKTGLAALPSGVTWRHVMGVSFLTGIGFTMSIFIANLAFGAGPLLDSAKVGILAASVVSGVLGAVVLIGVAKSANVNAEGVSAA